One Saccharopolyspora erythraea NRRL 2338 genomic region harbors:
- the menD gene encoding 2-succinyl-5-enolpyruvyl-6-hydroxy-3-cyclohexene-1-carboxylic-acid synthase — protein sequence MNPSTAQAEVLVDELVRNGVRQVVLAPGSRNAPLSFALHDAAEAGRLDLHVRIDERSAGFLALGIATRTRRPVVVVCTSGTAATNLHPAVSEACHAGIPLIVLTADRPPELRAAGANQTIDQYRLYGTEVRLFDELAVAENRPGQNAYWRTQVCRAASMAAGTTWGGPVHLNLPFREPLVPSGDRDWCEPLDGRADGQRWTEVSGNESAPSTLSKVRSRRGLVLVADGGADSASAWGERYGWPVLSETGGVGLSGAAAISTGMWLLKLPGFMRDHRPEQVLCVGRNTVFRQVQSLLADSEVEVLLAHGGSHWPTPAHNVREVAETFGASPGPADPDWLTGWQQADQKASAALHAALDLERWPNGPVVARDVVDALPAGSLLVLGSSNPTRDVALAANHRPDVVVHRNRGVAGIDGTVSAAIGSALAHGGPSYALLGDLTFLHDSNGLMLGPQEQRPDLTIVVLNDDGGGIFSLLEQGSPEHRGSFERVFGTPHGTDIGSLCAAHGVEHTVVRQRSEFGVALRRRPGLRVVEVRADRAELRGVHERLHAAVRGALHG from the coding sequence CGCAACGCACCCCTGTCCTTCGCTCTGCACGACGCCGCCGAGGCGGGCAGGCTCGATCTGCACGTACGCATCGACGAGCGCAGCGCCGGGTTCCTCGCGCTGGGCATCGCCACCCGCACGCGGCGCCCGGTGGTCGTGGTGTGCACCTCGGGTACCGCGGCGACGAACCTGCATCCGGCCGTGAGCGAGGCGTGTCACGCGGGGATCCCGCTGATCGTGCTGACCGCCGACCGCCCGCCCGAGCTGCGGGCCGCTGGCGCGAACCAGACGATCGACCAGTACCGGCTCTACGGCACCGAGGTCCGGCTGTTCGACGAGCTCGCGGTGGCCGAGAACCGGCCCGGCCAGAACGCCTACTGGCGCACCCAGGTGTGCCGGGCGGCGTCGATGGCAGCCGGCACCACCTGGGGCGGCCCGGTGCACCTGAACCTGCCGTTCCGGGAGCCGCTGGTGCCCAGCGGCGACCGCGACTGGTGCGAGCCGCTGGACGGGCGGGCCGACGGGCAGCGCTGGACCGAGGTCTCCGGGAACGAGAGCGCGCCGAGCACGCTGTCGAAGGTGCGGTCGCGCCGCGGTCTGGTCCTGGTCGCCGACGGCGGCGCCGATAGCGCGAGCGCCTGGGGCGAGCGGTACGGCTGGCCGGTGCTGTCGGAGACCGGCGGTGTCGGGCTCTCCGGCGCGGCCGCGATCAGCACCGGCATGTGGCTGCTCAAGCTGCCCGGCTTCATGCGCGACCACCGCCCCGAGCAGGTGCTGTGCGTGGGCCGCAACACGGTCTTCCGCCAGGTGCAGAGCCTGCTCGCCGACTCCGAGGTCGAGGTCCTGCTGGCCCACGGCGGCTCGCACTGGCCGACGCCCGCGCACAACGTGCGGGAGGTCGCCGAGACCTTCGGCGCCTCGCCGGGACCCGCCGACCCCGACTGGCTGACCGGCTGGCAGCAGGCCGACCAGAAGGCGTCGGCGGCCCTGCACGCGGCGCTGGACCTGGAGCGGTGGCCGAACGGGCCGGTCGTCGCCCGCGACGTCGTCGACGCCCTTCCGGCGGGTTCGCTGCTGGTGCTGGGCTCCTCGAACCCGACGCGCGACGTCGCCCTCGCCGCGAACCACCGACCGGACGTCGTCGTGCACCGCAACCGCGGCGTGGCCGGGATCGACGGCACGGTGTCCGCGGCGATCGGTTCCGCGCTGGCGCACGGCGGCCCGTCCTACGCGCTGCTCGGCGACCTGACGTTCCTGCACGACAGCAACGGGCTCATGCTCGGCCCGCAGGAACAGCGCCCGGACCTGACGATCGTGGTCCTCAACGACGACGGCGGCGGCATCTTCTCCCTGCTGGAGCAGGGAAGTCCCGAACACCGCGGCTCCTTCGAGCGGGTCTTCGGCACCCCGCACGGCACCGACATCGGCAGCCTCTGCGCGGCCCACGGCGTCGAGCACACCGTGGTGCGGCAGCGCTCGGAGTTCGGCGTCGCGCTGCGCCGGCGTCCCGGGCTGCGCGTGGTCGAGGTCCGCGCCGACCGCGCCGAGCTGCGCGGCGTGCACGAGCGCCTGCACGCCGCGGTGCGCGGCGCACTGCACGGCTGA